A single genomic interval of candidate division WOR-3 bacterium harbors:
- a CDS encoding tetratricopeptide repeat protein: MYPLLIVILALLVVALYPVIRDFFRQRRTTVPAYVEGLKLLLDGKVEEAAQKLKQAVEEDTGNVDAYIRLGTIFLEKGDIERALRIHESLALRRNLKPEEERAVFRALVKDYIKIGRKVKAIPLLEELIRADRNDITSRATLLELYIENNSWDKCEEILKDLQKGDPSRASRLYALYGYSYGRVNPKAGIKWLNDALKLNQKSIIARILLGDLLLSQGEVDEAIRVWKEVVEVAPEKNYLVRERLERAYFEIGHYEEITNLYRRLLVRVPQDTGLVLALAEIYAKMEKLKEARTILEKATKNGDAATRIFLAQILLREGETSRALSALNEAIQKLTVNNRHCDNCRAPISQTEIRCPNCGTWQNNVT, translated from the coding sequence ATGTACCCCCTTTTAATTGTTATTCTTGCCCTTTTAGTTGTCGCTCTTTACCCGGTCATTCGCGACTTCTTCCGCCAGCGCCGCACCACCGTGCCCGCCTATGTTGAAGGTCTTAAACTGCTACTCGATGGCAAGGTCGAAGAGGCGGCACAAAAGTTAAAACAGGCGGTGGAAGAAGATACGGGTAATGTCGATGCCTATATCCGACTCGGTACCATTTTCCTCGAAAAGGGCGACATTGAAAGGGCGCTGCGCATCCACGAAAGCCTTGCCCTGCGCCGCAATTTAAAACCGGAAGAAGAAAGAGCGGTTTTTCGGGCGCTGGTTAAAGACTACATAAAGATTGGCCGAAAGGTAAAGGCGATACCGTTACTTGAAGAGTTAATTCGCGCCGACCGTAATGATATCACAAGCCGCGCGACGCTTCTGGAACTGTACATCGAAAACAACTCCTGGGATAAGTGCGAAGAGATTCTCAAAGATTTGCAAAAAGGCGACCCCAGCCGGGCGAGCCGACTCTACGCCCTTTATGGCTACTCCTATGGCAGGGTTAATCCAAAAGCGGGCATAAAATGGCTCAACGACGCCCTGAAACTCAATCAAAAGTCCATTATTGCCCGAATTCTACTCGGTGACCTGTTATTAAGCCAGGGCGAAGTTGACGAGGCGATTCGGGTGTGGAAAGAGGTCGTGGAAGTAGCGCCCGAAAAAAATTACCTGGTCCGGGAACGGTTAGAACGGGCGTACTTTGAAATTGGCCATTATGAAGAAATCACCAACCTCTACCGCCGCTTGCTCGTACGGGTCCCGCAGGATACCGGACTGGTTCTGGCGTTAGCCGAAATCTACGCTAAAATGGAAAAGTTAAAAGAAGCCCGCACCATCCTCGAAAAGGCAACGAAAAATGGCGATGCGGCGACCCGCATTTTCCTCGCACAGATTCTGCTGCGTGAGGGCGAAACTTCCCGGGCGTTATCCGCGCTCAATGAGGCAATTCAAAAGTTAACCGTTAACAACCGGCACTGTGACAATTGTCGTGCTCCAATCAGTCAAACTGAGATTCGCTGCCCAAATTGTGGCACCTGGCAGAATAATGTAACATAA
- a CDS encoding response regulator gives MAPTIERNKTVLVVDDEPDIRLILQARLEAAGYRVETASNGLEALNRIRTQPPDLVILDLMLPGMDGFAVCAMLKRDQRFNHIPIIILSARSQTQDKKTGSSLGADAYITKPFQPQELLGTIEQLIERRTTAVPEPGTD, from the coding sequence ATGGCTCCAACAATTGAAAGAAACAAAACAGTACTCGTGGTTGACGACGAACCGGATATCAGACTGATTCTGCAAGCCCGTTTAGAAGCTGCTGGCTACCGAGTTGAAACCGCGAGCAACGGTCTCGAAGCGTTAAATCGCATCCGGACCCAGCCTCCGGACTTGGTAATTCTCGACCTGATGCTACCCGGAATGGATGGCTTTGCCGTGTGCGCAATGTTGAAGCGCGACCAGCGTTTCAACCACATTCCTATTATCATTCTCTCTGCCCGTTCGCAGACGCAGGATAAAAAAACAGGTAGTAGCCTTGGAGCTGATGCCTATATAACCAAACCGTTCCAACCGCAGGAGTTGCTTGGCACCATTGAACAACTCATTGAGAGACGGACCACGGCAGTTCCTGAACCCGGCACTGATTAA
- a CDS encoding GNAT family N-acetyltransferase, which translates to MFAELLTVERNDLMRDLLATYPYKPYLWALGKEREGAVDNYILSQINEAVKAGGIARTYYLDGKVQGLCVIKPDHLATRELNIRSYRITHLLAMGKPDVQMLIKNLLIRETLRTLPKNSCVVARCPYSDLTSINALESCGFFTTHTALVLAKDLTNNDWLTTPAEDYEVTPLDPNYIDNFDESVLDIPEGVLGWDVNLPRRVLSKVHRDWLRTYAAPTPVTAVQSKATASATKSNGVNQAVFAAVDHGRIVGIVAERTKPYASHAFGFNVGSIDILTTAPEYRGNGVATKLLKESLNQFAQNGVRVAELIVHSSDGVQSHSYQEMGFFTVGTTLTLAYCGGKQPDRAKLARIRG; encoded by the coding sequence ATGTTTGCAGAACTACTTACCGTCGAACGCAATGACCTTATGCGTGACCTATTGGCAACTTACCCATATAAGCCTTATCTCTGGGCACTGGGTAAAGAAAGAGAAGGCGCCGTCGACAACTATATCTTATCCCAGATAAATGAAGCGGTAAAAGCCGGCGGTATCGCCCGCACCTATTATCTCGATGGCAAGGTACAAGGGCTGTGCGTAATTAAACCCGACCATCTTGCTACCCGAGAACTCAACATTCGGTCCTATCGAATAACCCATCTCCTCGCGATGGGAAAGCCAGATGTTCAGATGCTGATCAAAAATCTCCTCATCCGGGAAACACTGAGAACATTGCCGAAAAACAGTTGTGTTGTTGCCCGTTGTCCGTATTCAGACCTGACCTCAATCAATGCCCTGGAAAGTTGCGGCTTCTTCACAACTCACACCGCCTTAGTGCTCGCAAAAGATTTGACAAACAACGACTGGCTAACCACACCAGCCGAAGATTACGAGGTTACTCCTTTAGACCCAAACTACATCGACAATTTTGACGAGTCGGTTCTTGACATTCCCGAAGGGGTTCTGGGCTGGGATGTCAACCTGCCCCGGCGTGTTTTAAGTAAAGTCCATCGTGATTGGTTGCGCACCTATGCCGCACCGACTCCTGTAACTGCGGTGCAATCAAAGGCAACTGCTTCTGCCACTAAATCGAACGGTGTAAACCAAGCGGTATTTGCTGCTGTTGACCACGGTCGCATCGTCGGTATCGTCGCGGAACGGACGAAACCTTATGCCTCTCACGCATTCGGTTTTAATGTTGGTAGTATCGACATCCTAACCACCGCGCCTGAGTACCGGGGCAACGGTGTTGCGACCAAACTGCTCAAGGAGTCGCTGAATCAGTTTGCCCAGAATGGCGTTCGCGTCGCTGAACTGATAGTACATTCTTCTGACGGTGTTCAGTCCCACTCTTATCAGGAAATGGGGTTCTTCACCGTTGGAACAACCCTGACGCTTGCTTATTGTGGAGGTAAACAACCGGACCGGGCAAAATTGGCACGAATCAGGGGGTAA
- a CDS encoding type II/IV secretion system protein, with protein MNETKLVKILHQQFGLNDRMVNEIKKEAMHTGQSLEEVALRRGVITNRTALYESYANELNIPYIDLDHYTPDPQAIAAVPAELARKFKIMPLLQLNSTLIIATANPEDIGLIDELNRQLHLEINPVLAMPEAIEQAIERFYPPETPQPQIDTELIDLEAEEALNSCRLDQETACLEELANQAPVVRFVNTLLEQSLAERASDIHIEPEEDALIIRVRIDGLLQERGRFSLNLHPLVTSRIKLLAGMDISEKRKPQDGQMEFRTNSRRVDIRVSSFPTIYGENLVLRLLDKSSGPLSLTDLGMEETMVQLFQKLIHQPHGIILVTGPTGSGKSTTLYAVLNELNTPEKNIITLEDPVEYRLPGVRQCQINVRAGVTFASGLRAILRQDPDIIMVGEIRDFETAEIAFQAALTGHLVLATLHTNDAPSALTRMIDMKVEPFLIASSVIAILAQRLVRKVCDRCAENYTPEPELLKRLNLAPGTIFRRGKGCPACGNKGYRGRLGIFELLPVLPDIRHMVMENRSSEEIGAVAIRNGMKTLRQDGITKALAGLTTPEEILRVTQDI; from the coding sequence ATGAACGAAACAAAACTGGTTAAAATTCTACACCAGCAGTTCGGACTTAATGACCGGATGGTAAACGAAATAAAAAAGGAGGCAATGCACACCGGGCAAAGCCTCGAAGAAGTTGCCCTGCGTCGCGGGGTTATTACAAACCGAACAGCACTTTACGAATCTTATGCAAACGAATTAAACATCCCTTACATCGACCTTGACCATTACACTCCGGACCCTCAGGCAATTGCCGCGGTTCCAGCAGAACTGGCGCGCAAGTTTAAAATTATGCCCCTGTTACAACTGAACAGCACCCTGATTATCGCCACTGCAAACCCAGAAGACATCGGCTTAATCGACGAACTCAATCGGCAACTCCATCTCGAAATAAACCCGGTGTTGGCGATGCCAGAAGCGATTGAACAGGCAATCGAACGGTTCTATCCGCCGGAAACACCCCAGCCCCAGATCGACACCGAACTGATTGACCTTGAAGCCGAAGAGGCGCTGAACAGTTGTCGTCTTGACCAGGAGACCGCTTGCCTTGAAGAACTGGCAAACCAGGCACCGGTGGTTCGATTTGTCAACACATTGCTTGAACAGTCTCTTGCCGAACGTGCCTCGGACATCCACATTGAACCCGAAGAAGATGCCCTGATTATCCGGGTTCGAATCGATGGCTTGCTGCAGGAAAGGGGCCGGTTTTCATTAAACCTCCATCCCCTTGTTACCTCCCGGATAAAACTGCTTGCCGGAATGGACATTTCCGAGAAGCGGAAGCCGCAGGATGGTCAGATGGAGTTCAGAACCAACTCCCGCCGCGTTGACATCCGCGTTTCATCGTTCCCGACGATTTACGGCGAGAACCTGGTTCTCCGTTTACTCGACAAATCAAGTGGACCATTATCGCTCACCGACCTGGGAATGGAAGAAACGATGGTTCAACTGTTTCAAAAGTTGATTCATCAACCGCACGGCATCATACTTGTTACGGGACCAACCGGCTCGGGGAAAAGTACCACCCTCTACGCCGTTCTCAACGAGTTGAACACCCCGGAAAAAAACATCATAACTCTGGAAGACCCGGTTGAATATCGGCTACCCGGTGTCAGACAGTGTCAAATCAATGTGCGTGCTGGAGTCACCTTTGCCTCGGGATTACGCGCCATCCTGCGTCAGGACCCGGATATAATTATGGTGGGTGAAATCCGCGACTTTGAAACCGCCGAAATCGCCTTTCAAGCCGCTCTTACCGGCCATCTGGTTCTTGCCACACTCCACACCAACGATGCGCCAAGCGCCCTAACCCGAATGATTGATATGAAAGTAGAACCATTTCTCATCGCCTCGAGCGTCATTGCCATCCTTGCCCAGCGTCTGGTGCGCAAGGTTTGTGACCGGTGTGCAGAAAACTACACCCCGGAACCTGAACTCCTTAAACGCCTGAACCTCGCACCCGGAACCATCTTCCGCCGGGGCAAAGGCTGTCCGGCTTGCGGTAACAAAGGCTATCGAGGCCGGCTGGGAATCTTTGAACTTCTGCCGGTTCTACCCGACATCCGTCATATGGTAATGGAAAACCGCTCCAGCGAAGAGATTGGGGCGGTTGCAATTCGCAACGGGATGAAAACCCTGAGACAGGACGGCATCACTAAAGCCCTCGCCGGTTTAACAACGCCGGAAGAAATACTTAGAGTCACTCAAGACATTTAA
- a CDS encoding response regulator has product MTTFKSPASSKKSPSILIVDDELDFANTISDILFAKGYQTLVASSGWEAMSLLEQTTPDVVLVDLQLPDTNGINLLPEIKKSAPNAEVVILTGHATLETAIQALHQGAFGYLRKPCSTDRLFLTLENALLRQQNTNNSPTALGELLFHSALPAFTFDPEDGTILNFNPAFFKLTENTTLPAANHNLIFLLKDSEQQLNSYLAALKTTNSATRFVKFTSGNLTRYYRLLAFLTPKNPNRALGVLFDITDQYEAELATQRRSEYFQSIWENLATGVAIIDSEYTILQVNPWFARFYGTAPDTLIGKKCHTVFHGFSRPCHHYGETCPIVNVLASGTTFRMNHRHQKPDGTVCYIEITVAPLHDENNTIVAFLIIHNDFTPIKLAQDELEEKTRELAELNDELRTQTEELKKANFELLRLSTAKDEFISIVSHELRTPLTVIAEVLNLLLDGSAGALSEKQNQLIAVANRNCSRLTGLINDLLDMSKLEVGKINVNPTRFDICALVEEVKKSLLPAAAEKGLTLETTTPAAPVMVYADEKHIHRVLINLVGNAIKFTEQGEVTITVEQMENEALISVIDTGIGIPESEQSCIFDKFYQARHCTGLRVPGTGLGLAITKKLLELNHSTIGLESKPNAGSRFYFLLPLIKSDQSIEENKEVNDGSNN; this is encoded by the coding sequence ATGACGACATTCAAATCACCGGCTTCCAGCAAAAAAAGCCCCTCTATACTCATCGTTGACGACGAGTTAGATTTTGCCAATACCATCAGCGACATCCTCTTCGCAAAAGGTTATCAAACACTTGTCGCCAGTTCCGGCTGGGAGGCAATGAGTCTACTTGAGCAAACCACTCCGGATGTGGTTCTGGTTGACCTGCAACTTCCCGACACCAATGGCATCAACCTGTTGCCCGAAATCAAAAAGTCTGCCCCGAATGCCGAAGTCGTCATATTGACGGGCCACGCTACCCTCGAAACGGCAATTCAGGCTTTGCATCAAGGCGCCTTCGGGTACCTGCGCAAACCATGTTCAACCGACCGGTTATTTCTTACGCTGGAAAATGCCCTGCTCCGGCAACAGAACACCAACAACTCACCCACCGCCCTGGGTGAACTCCTCTTTCACTCTGCGCTGCCGGCGTTTACCTTTGACCCGGAAGACGGCACAATTCTAAACTTCAATCCGGCATTCTTCAAATTAACAGAAAACACTACCCTTCCGGCTGCTAACCACAACCTTATTTTTCTCCTAAAAGACAGTGAACAACAGTTGAACTCCTACCTTGCCGCCTTAAAAACCACGAACAGCGCAACCCGATTCGTAAAATTTACTTCTGGTAACCTAACTCGTTATTATCGTCTGCTCGCCTTTCTAACCCCGAAAAATCCCAATCGGGCACTGGGGGTACTGTTTGACATCACCGACCAGTACGAAGCCGAACTCGCAACCCAGCGTCGCTCCGAATACTTCCAGAGCATCTGGGAAAACCTCGCCACCGGCGTGGCAATTATCGATAGCGAATACACCATTCTACAGGTAAACCCCTGGTTTGCCCGTTTTTACGGAACCGCCCCGGATACGCTGATTGGGAAGAAATGCCACACTGTCTTCCATGGCTTTTCCCGGCCCTGCCACCACTACGGTGAAACCTGCCCGATTGTCAATGTCCTGGCATCAGGAACAACCTTTCGAATGAATCATCGACACCAAAAACCTGATGGGACAGTGTGCTACATCGAAATAACCGTCGCCCCTTTACACGACGAAAACAACACCATCGTTGCCTTTTTGATAATTCACAACGACTTCACACCAATAAAACTGGCTCAGGATGAACTGGAAGAAAAAACCCGTGAGTTAGCGGAATTAAACGATGAGTTGCGGACCCAAACCGAAGAACTCAAAAAGGCAAACTTCGAACTGCTCCGCCTCAGCACCGCAAAAGATGAGTTTATCTCCATCGTCTCGCACGAATTGCGCACCCCGCTTACGGTCATCGCCGAGGTGTTAAACCTGTTGCTCGACGGTTCGGCAGGAGCACTGTCGGAAAAACAAAATCAACTAATCGCAGTGGCGAACCGGAACTGTTCCCGACTCACCGGCTTAATCAACGACCTTCTTGATATGTCAAAACTGGAAGTTGGTAAAATAAATGTCAATCCCACAAGATTCGACATCTGCGCACTGGTTGAAGAGGTCAAAAAGTCGCTATTACCTGCCGCTGCCGAAAAAGGACTTACACTGGAAACTACGACACCAGCCGCACCGGTAATGGTCTACGCCGACGAAAAACATATCCACCGTGTTTTGATAAACCTTGTAGGTAACGCAATAAAGTTTACCGAACAAGGTGAAGTTACCATTACCGTTGAGCAAATGGAAAACGAGGCTCTTATCTCGGTAATTGACACCGGAATCGGTATTCCCGAATCAGAACAATCCTGCATCTTTGACAAGTTCTACCAGGCGCGTCACTGCACCGGGTTACGGGTTCCGGGCACCGGTCTCGGACTGGCAATTACCAAAAAACTGCTCGAACTGAACCATAGCACCATCGGACTGGAAAGCAAACCCAATGCCGGCTCCAGATTTTATTTCCTATTGCCGCTAATTAAGTCAGACCAATCAATAGAAGAAAATAAAGAGGTTAACGATGGCTCCAACAATTGA
- the miaB gene encoding tRNA (N6-isopentenyl adenosine(37)-C2)-methylthiotransferase MiaB, translating into MSKFYLQVYGCQMNQYEAELVRNILKQAGFTETEKEEEADVLLMVTCSVREHAEQRALGRLAAFQSYKNRAPEKIVGVLGCVAQNLKQRLITEYGADIVVGPDGYRHLPEMINRRQSGNPPQLWVQFSEECYSDIHPLIRNGVTANVTIMRGCNNFCSYCIVPYVKGPERSRPLESILTEIRQLARRGVKEVTLLGQNVLAYQDREINFSELLTYVCAVEGIERVRFLTSHPRDLSEKIVEQIAHLPRVCPQFHLPLQSGSNRILELMNRGYTRAEYLEKVQMIREKLPGVSLTTDIIVGFPTEDESDFAATMEIVRTVRFDFAYMFKFSPRPETRAAEIKPLVPEAIARRRLTELIKLQNQITLDSNRAMLGRTYELLIEGLSPRGQGSLGRTPQGKVVILDEEIPPGTLVSTVVKEIRGWTPVGQVLDGKKVPVTGGC; encoded by the coding sequence GTGTCCAAATTTTATTTGCAGGTTTACGGCTGCCAGATGAATCAGTACGAAGCCGAACTCGTACGCAACATCCTAAAACAGGCGGGATTTACCGAAACCGAGAAAGAAGAGGAAGCCGATGTCCTCTTAATGGTTACCTGTTCAGTCCGCGAGCACGCTGAACAACGCGCCCTGGGAAGACTGGCAGCATTTCAATCGTACAAAAACAGAGCGCCCGAAAAGATTGTGGGCGTTCTGGGCTGTGTTGCTCAGAATCTCAAACAAAGGTTAATCACCGAATATGGTGCGGATATTGTTGTTGGACCTGATGGGTACCGCCATCTCCCGGAAATGATAAACCGCCGGCAGAGCGGTAATCCACCTCAACTCTGGGTCCAGTTTAGCGAAGAGTGCTATTCCGACATTCACCCCCTAATCCGAAACGGGGTAACGGCAAATGTCACAATAATGCGCGGCTGCAACAACTTCTGCTCTTACTGTATTGTCCCTTATGTAAAAGGACCAGAGCGCTCCCGGCCCTTAGAAAGCATTTTAACCGAAATAAGACAGCTGGCGCGTCGCGGTGTCAAGGAGGTAACGCTTCTGGGACAGAATGTACTTGCCTATCAGGACCGGGAAATTAATTTTTCTGAACTATTAACCTATGTGTGTGCGGTTGAGGGTATCGAACGGGTCCGCTTTCTAACCTCGCATCCCCGCGACCTGTCAGAAAAAATCGTCGAGCAGATAGCCCATTTGCCCCGAGTCTGCCCGCAGTTTCACCTCCCGTTACAGTCGGGCTCAAACCGCATCCTGGAACTGATGAACCGTGGCTATACCCGCGCAGAGTACTTAGAGAAAGTGCAAATGATAAGAGAAAAACTGCCCGGGGTATCGCTTACCACCGACATCATCGTTGGATTCCCGACTGAGGACGAAAGTGATTTTGCCGCAACAATGGAAATCGTCCGAACCGTTAGATTTGACTTTGCCTATATGTTCAAATTTTCGCCCCGGCCTGAAACGCGCGCCGCCGAAATCAAACCTTTAGTGCCCGAAGCCATTGCCCGGCGCCGCCTTACCGAACTGATTAAGTTGCAAAACCAGATTACCCTCGATTCCAATCGGGCAATGCTCGGCAGAACTTACGAATTGCTGATTGAAGGACTGAGCCCGCGCGGTCAGGGAAGTCTGGGCAGAACCCCTCAGGGCAAAGTTGTCATCCTTGACGAAGAAATTCCACCGGGTACTCTGGTCTCAACCGTGGTCAAAGAAATTCGCGGCTGGACACCAGTTGGACAGGTACTCGATGGGAAAAAAGTCCCGGTTACAGGAGGTTGTTAA
- a CDS encoding LapA family protein translates to MVTFRIILILLAFVILFILGWQNQTTATVQVFWRTFYNVPLAFVMLYSFAFGALCVGIFTIISEIRLRTKLHQQRKEIEALTEELRNLRNAPLDIISSPKETTRTEIPISDSTQKGA, encoded by the coding sequence ATGGTTACTTTTAGAATCATTCTTATCCTGCTTGCCTTTGTAATCCTTTTTATCCTGGGCTGGCAAAATCAAACCACCGCGACGGTCCAGGTGTTCTGGCGCACCTTTTACAATGTTCCCCTTGCCTTTGTCATGCTTTACTCTTTTGCCTTTGGTGCCCTCTGTGTTGGCATCTTTACAATTATCTCGGAAATCAGGTTACGCACCAAACTGCACCAGCAACGCAAAGAGATTGAAGCCTTAACCGAAGAACTTCGCAACCTGCGCAATGCGCCCCTGGACATAATTTCTTCTCCCAAAGAAACCACCCGGACCGAAATCCCCATCTCTGATTCAACCCAAAAAGGAGCATAG
- the mutS gene encoding DNA mismatch repair protein MutS, producing the protein MAEKLTPLLTQYHRIKERYPETLLLFRVGDFYEMFYQDAETGARALNLTLTSRSHGPNHRVPLAGIPAKSLDTYVARLVEQGFKVAVCEQLEPPNRGKPVVARDVVEVITPGTLVRDTLLNESRNNYLMALSPGSIWGVAFADLSTGEFYVAEIPPSSLGEEITRISPSEVLLPQNWTGELPAYLPARITRMDDYFFTPEFAFEKLTSHFGVANLAGFGVDHLTEAICAAGAILEYLEQTQCTTLPHLHRITPYHNTDFLLIDRISRRNLELLEKLHPQNKGDRETGTLFWLLNRTCTPAGTRLLRRWLLSPLLSVERINERLDAVAELQAPASPLEQLQQLLNKIGDLERVASRIALDRATPRDLAALRSWLIVIPEIKQLLNDCSTPLLKQSRDAIPDFTPLVNELERALSDSPPTTITEGGIFRSGYNQELDNLRELTQHGKEFLARLQESERTRTGIPNLRIGYNSVFGYYIEVTKSYLRLVPSDYIRKQTVTGGERFITPQLKEYETRITNAEERIKTLEYELFIDLRDRIKPHCNKIIELATALATMDVLAAFARLAREKNYCRPVIDSSTTIEIKAGRHPVVETISSEPFIPNDTYLDTTSNQILIITGPNMAGKSTYLRQTALIVIMAQIGSFVPARSARIGVVDKIFTRIGASDDLARGVSTFLAEMNETANILNNATSRSLVILDEVGRGTATEDGVAIAWATVEYLHGDEKFCPRTLFATHYHELTRIPDHLPRTKNFSFLVREKGDEVIFLRKIHPGPADKSYGIAVAKLAGLPERVIRRARELLTFFTRNEQINFEQLTTSLEKPIVADASFSHPVLERLRELNINEISPLEALNLLAELIHLAKNN; encoded by the coding sequence ATGGCAGAAAAACTAACCCCGCTATTGACCCAATACCACCGAATTAAAGAACGCTACCCGGAAACCCTGCTGCTCTTTCGGGTCGGTGATTTTTATGAAATGTTTTATCAGGATGCGGAAACTGGTGCCCGGGCACTAAATCTTACCCTTACTTCCCGGTCGCACGGTCCCAACCATCGTGTTCCCCTTGCCGGCATCCCGGCAAAATCGCTCGACACCTATGTTGCCCGTCTTGTTGAACAGGGGTTCAAGGTTGCGGTGTGTGAGCAACTTGAACCACCGAACCGGGGCAAACCGGTTGTTGCCCGTGATGTTGTCGAGGTCATCACCCCTGGTACGCTGGTGCGTGACACCCTGCTCAATGAAAGTCGCAACAACTATCTGATGGCACTTTCCCCGGGTTCAATCTGGGGAGTCGCTTTTGCCGACCTGTCAACCGGTGAATTTTATGTTGCCGAAATTCCCCCATCGTCTCTGGGTGAAGAAATCACCCGCATTTCCCCTTCCGAAGTTCTCCTTCCCCAGAACTGGACCGGCGAACTACCTGCTTACCTTCCGGCACGAATAACCAGAATGGACGATTACTTTTTTACACCCGAGTTTGCCTTTGAAAAACTCACCTCCCATTTTGGCGTTGCCAACCTTGCCGGTTTTGGTGTTGACCACCTTACCGAAGCAATTTGTGCCGCCGGTGCCATTCTTGAGTACTTAGAGCAAACCCAGTGCACGACATTACCGCACCTCCATCGTATCACCCCCTATCACAACACCGATTTTTTGCTCATCGACCGCATCTCGCGACGCAACCTTGAACTACTGGAAAAACTCCATCCCCAAAACAAAGGCGACCGCGAAACCGGAACGCTCTTCTGGCTTCTTAACCGAACTTGCACCCCAGCGGGCACCAGACTGCTGCGGCGCTGGCTTCTCAGCCCCTTACTCTCGGTTGAAAGAATCAATGAGCGTCTTGACGCTGTTGCCGAATTACAGGCACCTGCTTCGCCGCTCGAACAACTTCAACAACTCCTCAACAAAATCGGCGACCTCGAACGGGTCGCTTCCCGTATCGCCTTAGACCGCGCCACCCCGCGTGATTTAGCTGCACTCCGTTCCTGGTTAATCGTTATTCCAGAAATAAAACAACTACTAAATGATTGCTCCACCCCGCTTCTGAAACAGTCCCGCGATGCCATCCCGGACTTTACCCCTCTGGTAAACGAACTCGAGCGCGCCTTATCCGATTCACCCCCAACCACCATCACCGAAGGCGGTATCTTCCGCTCCGGCTATAACCAGGAACTGGACAACCTTCGGGAACTCACCCAGCATGGCAAAGAGTTCCTTGCCCGGTTGCAGGAATCCGAACGGACCCGCACCGGTATTCCTAACCTCCGCATCGGCTACAACTCTGTTTTTGGCTACTACATAGAAGTCACCAAATCCTACCTGCGTCTTGTACCAAGTGACTACATCCGGAAACAAACCGTTACCGGCGGTGAGCGTTTTATCACCCCCCAGTTAAAAGAGTACGAAACCAGAATCACCAACGCCGAAGAGCGCATCAAAACCCTTGAGTACGAACTTTTTATCGACCTGCGCGATCGCATCAAACCGCACTGTAACAAAATCATCGAATTAGCAACCGCCCTTGCTACAATGGATGTCCTTGCCGCTTTTGCCCGACTTGCCCGCGAGAAAAACTACTGCCGCCCGGTTATTGACAGCTCAACCACCATCGAAATCAAAGCAGGCCGCCATCCGGTAGTGGAAACAATTTCCAGCGAACCCTTCATCCCCAACGACACTTACCTTGACACAACCAGCAATCAAATCTTAATCATCACCGGTCCCAATATGGCGGGGAAATCCACTTACTTACGCCAGACCGCACTGATTGTTATTATGGCACAAATCGGCTCCTTTGTTCCTGCCCGCTCCGCCCGAATTGGCGTTGTCGATAAGATATTTACCCGTATTGGCGCGTCCGACGACCTGGCGCGCGGCGTTTCCACCTTCCTTGCCGAAATGAATGAAACCGCCAACATTTTGAATAATGCCACCTCCCGCAGTTTAGTAATCTTAGATGAAGTGGGCAGAGGAACCGCCACTGAAGACGGTGTTGCCATCGCCTGGGCAACGGTTGAGTACCTCCACGGTGATGAAAAGTTCTGTCCCCGAACCCTCTTTGCCACCCATTACCATGAACTCACCCGGATTCCTGACCATCTCCCCCGGACAAAAAATTTCAGTTTTCTGGTTCGGGAAAAAGGTGATGAAGTCATCTTCTTAAGGAAAATTCACCCGGGTCCGGCTGATAAGAGTTACGGCATAGCGGTTGCTAAACTCGCCGGTTTACCCGAACGCGTCATCCGTCGAGCACGAGAACTTTTGACCTTCTTCACCAGAAATGAGCAGATAAATTTTGAGCAGTTAACAACCTCCCTTGAAAAACCTATCGTGGCTGATGCTTCCTTTTCTCATCCGGTGCTCGAACGGTTGCGCGAATTGAACATCAACGAAATTTCGCCCCTTGAAGCGCTCAACCTGCTCGCCGAACTCATCCATCTCGCAAAAAATAATTAA